In Vigna angularis cultivar LongXiaoDou No.4 chromosome 8, ASM1680809v1, whole genome shotgun sequence, the DNA window tttcaaaacatatgTAACtcataaatatcatttaatattatttataacattaaGAGCAATTTGGTAAtctacatttttttctattaaaacattttttaaactatCACATTAGTCAAATTCTTCATAAATTTTATGGatatttactttcaaatccatcCTCTATCACATCCAAATCCCTTCAAAAGAGCAACACACTTTATTGtgaaatccactcaaatccatttaCACACTCTTCCTCAAATCCAtcttaaaaaatgaatacatcttaatcttaaaaaatgaatacatCTTAAGGGTGTGTTCACTTAAAGGATATAATttgagggagagggagaggaaGATAGGGTGGATGatattgaggggatttgagagtaaattgtgtattattttttttgaaggGATTTAGAatggatttagaagtaaatttCTAAAAGTTTAGGTAGGATTTGacaaatgtaataaataaaaaatgttttagtggtaatagtaatataaaatgatatttatagataatatatttattggtaaaaaatattttaagtagtagaaaaaaataaaaattattaaaaagattaaaatattattttatttaagtaaaggAAAATTTTTCggattagatttttttttaaatataattttatttaagtaaaggcaattattataaaagagatgaaatatgaaaagaaaagaagatataggagaaagagaagttgaaaaagtaaaaaaagagagaagagattGAATGAgcacacaaaaataattataaactatattataaattatttaattacagTAAAGTAATCTATTATTCAAAatcaacaatattttaatttattcaaattgagatattaatttattaaaaatttaaaaaatattgatatattaaaatttgaaattagcTTAATCAATCTTATATTAAAGGGGCATATAACATCACTCTTGAAAGTTGCAttaataaattaacatttatGAACTTAGAATTCATTTTATATCCCATCCAAATCtaacattattaattaatttgtgttgatttttttgttaagtTTGATTTTTGGTTAATATTAAATGTTGCTTTTATTTTAGTGATATGTATAGATAATTCATTTGTAAGAACCGGTATTTTAAGAAGGGTGGGGACATGGATGCATTATTAGAATGCAATTATTGGAATGCATGATTGGAGGGGAATTATTGGGGGAAGGGAGAAAAGGAGAGGGTGCATTTACGGGGGGAGGCTTGGCAAAAGAAGGCTCTCATTTTTGGCATGGAGGAGAGCATCCAGAGGAAAGGAAcccttccttccttccatttTCAACCGTCCAAAGAGCACCCAAGGTAAGTTATACCAACTTTAGAAGGACTGAGAGGAGGATCTGGGTTGAGAATCTGGTGAGAGTGGAGTTCTTACAGCAAGATCTGGAGAGAAAGTGGAGAGGTGCTGAATTTGCTAGGAGATCTGGAGCTGCATGTCTAGGAGGAGATGGATCACAAATattacaaaggaagtcttcaagaggtaaggggagtttgatttatttccttgatttttgAGATATGTTGTGGTTGCTGCAAATCTGGGTAAAATTTGGAAAGAAGGGGATGAAGATaggggtttctgggttttctcTGCATTTTGTACGATTctgcaaaattctgcagaatgcacgCTCGTCCAATTTTgctgagtcaaaattggacgttcgtccaattcttccttgaccaaatagtggtcggccaaagtatattgagcgttcgtccttaagtgttatagtgagcattcgtccataagtgttatagtgagcgttcgtccttaagtgttattgtgagcgttcgtccttaagtgttatagtgagcgttcgtccataagtgttatttgagagttcgtccttaagtgttatagtgagcgttcgtccataagtgttatttgagcgttcgtccttaagtgttatagtgagcgttcgtccataagtgttatagtgagcgttcgtccttaagtgttattgtgagcgttcgtccttaagtgttatagagagcgttcgtccataagtgttatattgggcgttcgtccataaggGTTATATCGGGCATTCGTCCATAATTgttattttgagcgttcgtccataattGTTATTTTGAACGTTCGATTTCGTATGAGGCGAGCGTTAGCATTCGTCCTTCATTTTGAGTGTAACGTTCGACCTTGGTTTAAttgtgttagtgagcgttcATCCTTAAGCtggtattcttaggtttgaatcttggacgttcggttttgatgtattaGGGTACGCTCGGCCTTAGTGTATTAGTAATTTATAGTGTTCGATCTGGTTCAGGTGTTCTGAGGTTTAGattattagcgttcggtcaatATGGAATTGTATTCAGTGTTCGAGCTATAGAGTATCCAGTCAAATGATGTTCAGAAGATACGTTCGTTCTTggtagtagcgttcggtcttagtcaTGCTTTGGCTTAGgcatttagcgttcgtccttgtctaGAGAGTGTTCGGTTTTATTGGATGATAttagtagcgttcgttcttggaTATTAGTGAGTGTGggcgttcgttcttaacttaGTATCCTCGGGtagaattgttgagcgttcggtcttaatttgATAAATCTTAAGTTTGGAatttttgagcgttcggtcttataagGGTTTTGTTGGCGTTCGTGTTCGGCCTTTTGTTTGGCGTTCGTCCAGTAGCGTTCGTCTTAATCGTTTGTGACGTTCGTCCTTTTGGTGTTAGGTTAAATGGGTTTCAAGCTTAACGTTCGTTCTTATGGAGTTAGGTTAAATGAATTTCAAGATTTgcgttcgtccttgtagtgTTTATCATAGGCATTGTTCGGTGAGGTTTGAACATCGAACGTTCGTTCAACTAGGGATCGATCTGGCGTTCGgctttgagcgttcggcctagtgttTGATACTTGTGCGTTCTAAGAGTGTTCGGTCAATATAGGGTCCAGAtttttagcgttcggctcaaTAGTACATGTTTTcctagcgttcgttcaaataagATCCAACCAAATAGTGTTCAGGGAATGGCGTTCGGAAGATAGCGTTCGGtcaatagcgttcggtcaatagcgttcgtccaaacagtagtCGTCCGAATAATGTTCGgctattagcgttcggtctttagCGTTCGGTGAGAGTTTTTAGTGTTTGGTTCCAAATTTCAGTTACTGTTGTGTTGGTGTTGAATTAAGTGTACTATGCATATTATGACATGAATTACGTggaagtatgtgaatgcatgagatatgataaaattattgtgatgaatgtattttatgatattaaCAGGAAATTATGCATCTGAtcatattatatgtattttggggaggttttgtattggtataatgtgagttgagaaatatgagtatggtatgaatctcatggaggGATTCTGAAAGGTTATGGTATTAGTgtttatgttgatgttgagggtcccgtagttggaggttatcctgatactctaataatcatccagtctcatgtagagaaggatgaattatgtggtgagaggagcaggaggtcctggtctatgtgccggttttggacatagtgaggggactaaccttgtgaatagTATGAAGTATTTAGGAAGTGAATTTGTAAGAGAAAGTaaaagtcatcacaagtgcataacctcccgtgaccgctcatcaacgtatcatccggatgagtgtctagtaggaaTTGTGATATGATGGTATACGAGAATGTCTGACATAAATTTTACATGATATTTatatcaaagcatttatgcatgttttataattgttgtgttgcatgtcagctcacccttacttatttgtgcatgtatcggaaaaatcttatatttgcgatgatcgtataacgtaatcgttatacgggagcagatgaaggattgtcgCGTGATCCTGTACATAtgaaggaagagatggaagaacgAATTAGAAGGATTTAATGTTGTCTTTGCAGTTAAATCTCAGTTTGAAACTTATGTATAGATTTAAGTATGAAGTTACGGGGTGTTACTGtaaatgtattattacaatatatcaaattttgaattttaaagggtgaatttttgggatgttacatcatTATTTAAGAATGATTACTTAAGGACCCTAATTTTTCATTACTGGATAAAAGAAAGTAGAGAAGCTATATATCTACATAGCTCTCCCACTTTAACATGAATTTTATAATAGTCACCATGATCAGgctatttttcttatatttttgtgTAGTCCACTCCACAAAATCTCAAACTCAATATCTCTAAtcactcatatatatatatatatatatatatatatattcaacttcTTTAGTATGAACACCCCTTTGCCCccatttttgaaatattatttcctCATTTCTTTTGCCAAACATGTTtagaaaatgtgaaaatatatttaacgtGTAAAACTATCTATATCTTACTAATCCTCTCAATCGTGTTCATCTCTCCCTCAAGGTGGAGGTTATGTTGAAAATGATGTTTTTGTTGACTTCATCCTCCTTAATTAATGaacattttgtttcattttaaatttaattatttgatatataaattataatatatagagATATTCATATAATACTGTTTTAATACgtttgttataataattttatttcttaaaatataataattattttataaaatggaTTAATCCATAAACTTATTATGAATTAGGGTTGACTAAATTATGCAAACTGtagagtaaaaaaataattcaatgtaAATTACACTTTTCTCCCCTAACATAACCTATTacacaaactttttaaattgattGATGGGTCACATCTATTTTAATAGTTCTACattcaatttattaataaaacttgTGTAAAGTCTAGACACTATTTAATTCTCAACCTCTAAAACTATGATAAATGAGAATgcttcaaaaataaaacaacaacacCCTTTAGAATGCTTCAAAATGCtaaataaatgtgaaattaaattGATCTAGTGTTAGGCTTTTCATAATACCGAACCCTACACTTCTATGTTGAGTGTCACctcttcaaattttgaaataagcATTATATTTTCTTCCAAAAGTTTCCAAACTTCATCTCATCCAAACTTGACTAAAGCCTCcttatttaaactttatttgaaaaaatttccTCCTTTACTTTATTTTCCTCTCAACACAAGCCCCTGctttatatttatgagtttttttttttcactaactaagtgtaattttttttattgaaataaataaattttaagaaattatgtAAATGGATAAATAATTTCTGAGAAACatgatttcaaaataaagaatttgAAAACACGACTTTAAGTTAATGATaaagaaatcatatttttaaagaacattttcaattttttttcttaaaagaaattatgttttgaatatacaatttttaatttttttatatatttgcaCATAATTTGGATTTACTATACAAAACTTCTTGTTTTCATTTCCATACATCTTTTACCTTCCTTTCGTACTTTTGTATTTTCGTATCAGTTATTTCTATTgtaatgtttttagtttttttttatgtattctaaatttttatataaacatctttctattttatattttttaatagtttgaTTAATTGGGATTTTCAGATTTTGTatgctttttaaaatttaaatgattatctttttattttgagatttttttaataatatgactagttaagtaaaagaaatttttttctaatttttttacacTATAAATTTGTTATGCTTTGcctgtataaaaaatatttttattttaagtctttttaataatttgattattagaATTATAAATGTAAGTtcatttactaaaaaaatatatgtgatttttaaagaaaaaaaattaaagttgttgAATATAGTTAAAACTATGTATTAGATTAATCTTCCCGagttaaatatatacataagatcctctattcataataaaagaaatataggttaaacccaaaatacaaataagaaataataacaaacaaactaaaaataaaaaataagcatAATACTTTCCTAAGCTAGTGTATACAAGTCTTATGCATCAAACTTATTACTAATATAATCTGTAAATACTTGGTGAAAATATATGCTTCTGCACTTGAGTGACACTAAATTCTTAATGATCGAAGACGACATAGAAGACTAATAGAAACTATTTTTGTCACGAATGGTTGACATCCAATGGATAAAGAGGTAATTCTTGAAGAGTCACTATATATgctatatataaactaatagAAACCATTTTTGTCATGTGAGAAAAACATACATGGACGAGTCAAACACAATATTGACAAAAGGGAGGTCAAAAGAGACCGTAGCGAAAAGTCATGGATGAACATGGGATTGAAACCTTAAAAGAGAGTAGAGGAGACGAGACGTGCTACCACGCGCGACATAAAAGAGAGCAGATTCACAAAACGTTGAGAGTGCGTAAGAGCTCCAATGAATGCGTCATTGACGACACAGTGGTCGTCTGACCAAAATGATTAAAACCGTGTGATCATAATTCAAAACTGAAACTCCAATAGTAACATCAATAAACATGGCAGTAGACGATGACgtcaccacaacaacaacaatattattattattgttattattattattattattattattattattattattattattaaaagtgttTTATCGAATTATATCTATGGactttttatttgtattgaagttttttcacattaaaaaacggtgtgtttttcttttctctattttgTGCATCTATTATTTTACGTATTTTttgtataagaaaaaaattcaattccatttgatatttttgttatctttctAACATATAATCTTTTCAAGTTTTCAggttcttattttaaaataactcttatatatatatatatgtatatatatatatatatatatatatatatatatatatatatatatatatatatatatatatatatatatatatatatatatatatatatatatatatatatatatatatatatatatatatatagacactaGTGTATTAAGTGACACTGATGTCGTTATGAGAATAATTCCGCAATTCATCTTAACCCAAAGAATTAAAAGGTCACAAGAACTACATTTTCCAGTtatgtttttatcttaaaaGGTTATCATTTCTCGAAAAACATTAGTTTAAGCACAACAAGTTTTTTGTAATTAAGAATATTTGTGGACATCTGAAAATCTGATGGTAGTACTATAGTAATAAATGTAATAAGTTATAAACCAACATGCATGGTAGGTACACTTTGCCTgccaaagaaaaaaatgaggaaTATATGGAACAAAAACTATCGTGAAGATTCGATAGAGATCGAACAAAAAACTAAAGATTCCTTTTTTAACCGTTTTTAAATGGTTTAACAAAAAATTGAGCTGAATATTCTACAAAGTATTTGTTGGATTGTTCCTTAATTTTGTTCTCTTCAAAGTAAACACTGAGATTCTTTACATAGATTTCAAAAATATGAGGGAACCAAATTCCATTAAATAAAGTGAGTGGTATGCTTCACACATATAGTGATGTCATGTTAGGTGTGTAAAGGACAAATTTGCGAATATGTAACATGGATGTCCTTTGGAACAATAACCAACATAATGTCATaggagaaaattgaaaattcgTTATCATTACACCTAaaaagtttttctaaaaaaaaagttatgttgATACAAATTTCTTACTTAACATTTCATTAGTTCGAGTTGttaattattttcacttttattccGGTTGTAAAGTTGAAAGATACCTATAAAAGAAATTTCGATATTTAAGTTATTGTTTagttatatcaattttaaaaaaaaaacatataataaaatattaaaaaactcaCATTTgataattacttatttataaGGTTGATTGGTGAGTGTTgtattaattatgatttaatattaACACAAACAcgatttaattatgtttatctTAATTATTCCGTAATAACTTTCATAATATTATTGTGTTGTTGTATTAGTATCGAACTCTTTAGACCAGTTGAGAGtcgagactaaaaacatatcggtttgaagattttttttttcaatttgatctATCCATTGACCATACGACTTACTTAAAATTCAATCCGTTCAAAACACAATAGTTTTATAGAATACATGTTATTTATCAGTAATAtggtattattttaattaattataatagttttagacatgttttcaacttaaaacattaaagaatgaatttatgatatttttatatattatttaattttttcttaacgTGGAGTCACATCTTAATTGCTAAAAATTAGTAACTAATATCACtcgaattttaaattaattgtggGTACATTGTACTTAatctatgttttttattattattttcatctagaaTATTTATCTCAATATATCCTAGCACACTTTTAGAATCCATGCCAAACTAATAATCTTTAATGGGTTCAGACCCAGATTTTAATTCCTAAAATAGGTAGCCAATATACCTCTGGTTTGGATTAATTGTGGATACATTGTACTTAATCTAtggtttattattataattattattttcgtTCTAGAATCCATCCCAAACTAGtaatcttttaatttcaaatgGGTCTTGGTTCATCTAAGATccataatttattcaataaagaaATGagctaaaatattatataagctaTAATAGATCTACGGGAAGCATGTTCGGAGAGTTAAAACGAAGGTTTATTCTTAAACCAAAGCATTTCGGAATCATCGCATAATGCTAAGAtccactttctctctttttgttaAACAAAATTGGAATAGAGAATATATAAAGTAGAATGGAATATATAAAGTTGTTGAAATTCCCTACTAGTATATAATAAGGAGCTTCTTTCACAACTCATTGGTGGAGAAGAAATGCACAAAgtcatcaacatatatataGAGATAGGCATTGTTcaccaaaattaaaatataaaagactcATTTGAAATAGGTAGACATATATAGATGCATATGGAATGGAGAACATTTTATCTGGATGTGACGCTTATACCCTTAGGGTTACTCATAAACCTTATCTACCATGTTTGGTTATGGTACAAGGTAAGGACACAACCTTCCTTAACCATGTTCGGAATAGATGCCGATGGCCGCCGTTTGTGGATTCCTGCCATTATCAAGgtatatatatgagtttttaCATTGTAAATTAATCAAAAATCATTCTCTTCATATAATTTTCAAGTTTTCTTGTGTATATATGGAAGGATATTGAAAAGAAGAACATTGTAGCAGTGCAAAGTGTTCGGAACATGATGATGGGATCGATCTTTATGGCGAACACAAGCATTGTTCTGTGTTGTGGGCTTGGAGCAATGATAAGCAGCACTTACAGAGTGAAGAAGCCTCTAATTGATTCAGTTTACGGAGGACAAGGCGAATTCGTTGTGGCACTAAAATATGCAATCATCTTTACAACATTCttgttctcttttttcttttactctctATCAGTTGGGTTTCTCACCCAGTTGAGCATCCTCGTTTGCTTACCACAGCATGTCATCAGCTTGGTTACTGCAGAGCATCTGACTGATCTATTGAGAAAAGCTTCAATTTTGAATATTGTGGGAGACAGACTTTCACACACAGGACTTTTCCTTCTTCTATGGATCTTTGGACCTGTCATGGCATTCTCCTGTTCTGTTGCCATGTTGTTGGTGTTTCATAAGGTGgactttgttgttttaaaataaactatcttTAGTTATTGTTTTAATGTATGATGCACAATTAAAGtcattactatttttaataaaatataaccgTAATTACTCAATTACATACAAAAAGTCATAAGTATCATATGTCATTCTCTCTAATTATACTATCacgtttaaaattaaaaaaatgaaattaattgaattaaagaaaaaaattataatttttttcagtGAACTAATTCATTTGACCTATTAATATGTTATGGGTTGgattgaaatcaaattttttaatctcATGAATAGTTGAGTTAAATTGATTTCACTCACTAAATAATTAACTTGTTTTGACAATTAGATTGAGTGATCTCTTTTAACCGTTCTAATAACACACCCTTTGAACTAGGTTTTCAAGTTTGACTTGAAAGTTGTATTACGAGAAGTATTCTGCAAAATCTCATTCGACTTGTATTATATGATGATACAAAATTTTTAGGACTATTTGATAATTTTCTGAGGCTTAGGGAGTACATGAATacagaaatattttataattcgAAATTCATCTATGGATTTGAGAAAATGCTTCCCGTAGTAGCAATTTTATTCTTGATAATTGGTAGTGCATGGCCAGCCTAATATTATTCTACCTAAGTCTATGGCTTGCATAAATTCCACCTTTTCATAGATCCCATTAGAATACTCTAATAAAATACCCTTTAGGGTACTCCAAATTTGTACCTACAACCCTGTAATACAAGTTTTAGGATTCATTCATCAGTGAGAGATAAGAAGTtgcattcttttttttttttgctggtAATAATCCAAGCTTACATTTAGACATGTTTAGAAAAAATTTCTCTCCCtctacattttcattttaaagatAATACCATTCTTAtggttttatatttatatctttattgTGTGTGttgctttatttttatcattcaataagactatatattataaataaaatattttgaagtgCTCTAATCTTTACATGATATTTATTATAGAAATTGTCATGGTAAGCTTactttaattacatttttctaACATCGAGCATAATATTTGCATATAAAAGATAGATTCTTTTTTTTACCTATTAAACCAAACAATATGTCTAACCAAACTccaaatattacaaataaaaattcaaattataaaagcTAAGTCAATAATTGTATTATGTCAAAGAgtacattataattttatggGACTAAACCAAATTTTATGAGACACCATTTATGCAACACTTATTAAAATACTGCTAGCTATATTCCCTAGCATAAGATTTTCTTTCATAGAAGTTCAGTTATCATTTATAGTACCatcttttctatttattttgtaCTTCTTCATAGTGAATAGAGCTCTCTTTTTTTAAGTGATATAGTTTCAAGACACCTTTATAGAAGTTAGATACAAACATTATTTTCAGTGTTTTATatcattctctcttcttttatatatatatatatatatatataagtgtatGTGATATATAAACAAAgtcttatattgaataaaacaaaatataaacatgaatttatatataaataaaatactttctaTGATGAAAGGTTTATTGGTAtgatattataaacaaatttatgaaaacTTAGTTCAAAAAGTGAATAATATCTTATCATTCTAGTTCAcacataattatattatatctcTATATACTACTTATTATAAACACAAGTACAgaagaaattattaaatatttcttccaCCATTTCGCACATAACAAACATAAAGTTATCTATTTGGATGCCTCTTTCTCCTGACTTAACTTTCGTTGTTATTTTGTTCAACATAACTTTTCTTATACAACATGCATTGGTATAATGAAAAAGCTGTACCAGAAGAAATTTGTGTCCTCTCCTTTGAAATTGATTTTCCTAACTATGTATTAATATCTGGATTGTAAAGTTTTCAATGGAGTTGGCTTTCTAAAAAAGACAATTATTTGTTGACCTATaaggtttatttttttatattttctacaaTTTTTTACGTAAGTTGATTTAACCGAGACTTTTCTCACTCAAACCACTccttttacatttaaaatttcataCTCAAGCACAATATCTTGTTTTTTAATCACAATATCTCACATCatatactttataaaattaCCTCTTATCGACATTTCGAagtgagaaaacaaaaaaagctATCTCTATAGTGAAGAATAGTCGCATGTCTTATGACAAACACTTTGGTCGAGAGAACTTTGATGACCTTTTTATCGTAACCACCaaattctttagttttgtagATTGTGTCTCACTTTATCTATCCAATTTTCCTTACTTAATCTAACACtataatatcttatattttcCTTTACTACCAAACATAACATTTCAGGAAGAACATAAAaaagagtaatgatattttgatatccaaaaatattttaatatacttttcattttttttataaatacaaaaaaaatgatatttttgacACATAAATGTTTTACATTCATTAAACATTattctttcttactttttacactcttctttcttgaaaaaaatacaaaaattcattctttttatgactattttacTCTTGTATTATGTGTCAAAT includes these proteins:
- the LOC108320023 gene encoding uncharacterized protein LOC108320023 encodes the protein MEWRTFYLDVTLIPLGLLINLIYHVWLWYKVRTQPSLTMFGIDADGRRLWIPAIIKDIEKKNIVAVQSVRNMMMGSIFMANTSIVLCCGLGAMISSTYRVKKPLIDSVYGGQGEFVVALKYAIIFTTFLFSFFFYSLSVGFLTQLSILVCLPQHVISLVTAEHLTDLLRKASILNIVGDRLSHTGLFLLLWIFGPVMAFSCSVAMLLVFHKVDFVVLK